From Juglans regia cultivar Chandler chromosome 9, Walnut 2.0, whole genome shotgun sequence:
TGCTGCAGAATTTCTTACTGTATATTAATGTGCAACCAAAGTTTCTGGCTACTAGTTATTTAaccttttgttttaaataatggtACCAGGCTTGTAGCTCAGGCCCCAAAGTGAACCATAGGGAGttagaaatgagaaatgatacttgcagtcatgactgtgcaagcgccgtgcaatcacttttaaaaaagtaaataaatatgaaatctatatgaaaaaaagttaattttttaatagcggatcactattttttaaagcgattgcaTGACACTTGCACGCTCCATGACTGCATGTAACATTATTAGTTAGAAATTTGGGTTTACTAGGAGTATGTGAagctaattttttaatagtggatataactctttttcaaaacgattgtacgACACTTGCACGCTCCATGACTGCATATAACATTACTAGTTAGAAATTTGGGTTTACTAGGAGTACGTGCACCTTATCCTTTGAATTGATGACTTTGGGTCCTGGTAGTGCGTTGGATCCATTCTATTTTTTACTTCTTAATGGTGTCCATGCCGGTGCTAGTATGGATATTCTTTTCAGTTTATTTTCACTGGGCTGAGTGCAGTTATGTGGGCTAAGGCGAAGTCAAACGATAACTTTGTCAGCCCAACTTTTTACTTCTTAATGGTGTCCATGCTGGTGCTAGTATGGATATTCTTTTCAGTTTATTTTCACTGGGCTGAGTGCAGTTATGTGGGCTAAGGCGAAGTCAAACGATAACTTTGTCAGCaaggatattattgtaactTTGGTTTTACTATAACTGTAGAGTTGTCAATAGTAGCATGCATGTTACTCTGTGtttgatattgatattaataactattattttatctgGATTGATGTTAGGAGAGTCCTAATTGGACCAATGATGTAGTTAAGAATGTCGTGAAACTTGTCAGGGTGCGGACTAATTGTCAAAATGTGAGCTTGGGATGAACTATAGACTCCATCCAGGGTTCAATTCCCCACGAGGAGTTCACCTGGATTACCTAACACATTCTTTTGGCAGGTGGGTCGTGTATTTTGGGGCTACTCCCTAGGGCTGGGTCTGAAGGGCCTGCCTTGGTGACTCGTGAGATTccacatcataaaaaaataatgttgtaaATCAAGATTGAGTCATTACTAATTATGATCATGTTCGTCTGGATTATTATAATTGAGTGATAAATGATCTCTCTTTACATACTTACAAAAAATGCTCTCTCTCTGAAGGTTCTACCCACGGATGAGGATGGGGCAGATACTTGCTTCCCTTGACATCAAGGTGGCTCCGCCCCCCCCCTCTTCTCTAAAGCTgattctcttttattattttgaagcaCATTTTAACCTATTTCTGTTTTTATTGTAGCCCGGATATGGGGCATACGTGATTGATTTCCATATTTCAAAGAATACAACACAGTCTTTCCAAGAAAAAATTGTAAGACATCAAACTGGATCTATTTCAATGTGTGGTCTAATATCTGTTCACAACTTGTAAGACAGCTTGCCTTCTGGGTACTGTTCTACCTTAAACTTTGGTAATGTCCATTCATTTGGACTCAATCTAGGATTTGGGTAGTTCTTTCTGACCATAATTTCGCTTTGtgtattgggtttttttttaatcttaacaCATGGAATCGGCAAAagtatgaaaattatttttaaaatctcacaTTGTAACCATTACTTTCTATTTGGCTTGCAGTGGTTATTTGTAGCACAGACAGATAATATAGATACATCTATATGTATTATAAGTCCTCCCCTAGTGAGGtatgactttttcttttttcttttttctttacaatatactataattatttaatttattctgAGAACATTTCTTTTAACATTTGTAGTTTTCTTCTGAATGGAAAGGGAGTAGACAGGAGGACTAATGTTCTAATGGTTAGTGCAATTCATTTACGTTGTAGATAACCTTTCGCGTATGACTGCAGTTGGTGCTGCCTCTGTAGCATAGGATTGATCTGATGTCTCTGTTTGtacttcatttcctttttcagGACACTGGGCCACAGTTACCAACAAATGTGACTTCAATTCTTAAATATGGAACAAATCTTCTTCAAGCTGTAGGCCAGTTTAAGGGTAAGCTTGAATGCAAACTTTCATGTCTAATTCATCCTGGCATGCAGTGTGATCTTGATCCAGCTCTAAGAGAAACTGTCATCAATTTTAGGTCATCATGTCATAATTGTTGCCTTCATGAGTGTGATTTCATCACCTGACACCCTGGTGCCACCTGATTATGTGCAACCTGCTGTGGCTGTAGTTGACCCGGGTATGCCTAAGCAGATGATAGAGAAATTTCGCTAATTTTGTGTTTCTAGTAGTTTCACTATAGTAATTGATTTGCAATATGTAGTGCTTCCCTTACCATTATATTGATGTTTGATGCATAAATATCGCATTTACTTTTTAAATGCCAGATTCTGACATAATTGAAGGACCATCACGAATATCACTTCATTGTCCAATAAGGTTTGCCATATTCGTTGCTTAGGACTTGATGTTTTACTTCTTTTTGGAgctcttttatcttatttttctttaattttgcatatgaacGGATACAAACAAATAAGCAAACAACATACTTCTCTTTTTCTGTTGACAAACCGGATAGACACTTACACGATCCGGTACCATTATGGAAATTTATAACACGATCAGGTTTCCATCATAATGGTACGAACAcaaatttattgatattttacttattgaccCTCTTGCTTTTCATCCCAAACAGCTATACACGTATCAAGACTCCTGTCAAAGGACGTTCATGTAGACATCTTCAGGTGAGTGCTCCGAGCAATTGCAAGTCACAATACAAAGAAGTGATGCTTTTGTGGTGTATATTATGTGTATATGtgtacatatgtatatatgtcaatgtgtgtgtgtataaaccTCTTTTGCCATTTAGCACgctaaaataatatcaaatgtCAGGTTTTCCCCTCTGTTTGATTTCAGCATTAAAATGGACCAAAAATAACTTCCAGTTAGGCCATTCCCGCCAAAAACCATCCTTCCTCTTTGTTTGTGCAACACGTGTACCACTCATTCTCTCTATCCTCCATCCTCTCCAAACCCATCCTCGAAGATGCCAAATTCTCTGGAGCTTGAGTTGAACATGCTTGCTCGAGTGCATATGACCTGAGATGAATAGGCAGGAACCTGGTTGAGCTCGCCAATGTGTCAACAAGTCTGCCATTCAACTGAGTCCCCCCCCTTTACACGCCATCATGTTGCATATAGGCTTCCCCAAGTACAATTTGGACATCACTTTGTCTTGACAACACACTGATCCTGCCAGCAAATTGGCCATGGTGGAGTGGTAGGCTAATAGTTTGACAATAATGTGAATTGGTCCAACAAAACCAGTCTGTTGTAGTTTTGCTTCCGGCTCTACCATGATCATGGTTTCCAGTGTCATTTGCTTCACCATCAACATTACTTTCTTGCTTTCTCTTGGCTGAGCCTACAACTGGTGCAACTCAAACTCTATTTAACTGTGACTGACACAGCTTCACTAGTCTTGAGTTGATGGCGATGAATTCTTTGCACCCAAACTTAATGGGAATTGTCTTGGCCAATAGGCCAGCTTCCACTGCATTTCATGCCAATTAGAATCATCCACGTCAGGACTGCTTTAACATTAGAATAGCGATTTAGGGTGCTAAGAACAGGATCTTGTGGTTTGAAGGCATCCTTGCAGAGTCAATGCTAGTTGAGGGGAATAGGTGtaattttccttcatgaaatattaaattacattTGCCACGCGTAACTATTGGCCAATTGCTATCTCATAACCCATCATAAAAATTTGTGATTCTCTCAATCATAAAAATTTCTCTAGTTTTCGTTATACTTATAATTGAGGCATAATTGCCTTCCAAACTTTGGGATTAAAAGGACTGTGTTGCTAGAAGGTTGGTGAGAATTTCAGTAAAGAAGGGTAAAAAGAACTGCTGAGAGTTCAGCATGGGGAAAGGAGAGAATAGATCAGAACATCAGGATCTTGGATCTCTTGGATTTTAAAAGTTGTGCCTGCATGTGTGTCTGCTTCCATTGCCTTAAAAATTCATTGAAGTTGAAATTGTATTGCTGTTTTGTGCAGGGTAATTTCTTTCCAGTTGTTTTTCTCACCATCATCTGTCATAATGACAACTATAAGAATTCTTGTTCTTTGATTTACTATATCTTACTTCTGCTTGATGTAGTGTTTCGACTTTGATAACTTTGTTGATATAAATTCAAGAAGACCATCTTGGCGCTGCCCACATTGCAATCAGCATGTCTGCTATGAGGAGATTCATATTGATCAAAATATGGTCAAGGCAAGTAGCTATGGGTTTCCACTTTCCGTTTggtttatttctattttctttcttgccttcttttattccttaaataaaaattgggCTTCTACGCAGGTCCTGAGAGAGGTGGGAGAGAATGTTGATGAAGTTATCATCTCTGCTGATGGATCCTGGAAGGCTGTACTGGAAAGTGATGGCACTGTAGATGAGGCAGTAGTTAAGACCCCCAATTCCCAGAAAGAAAGAACTGGGTGGCAAGAATCTGCCAGTGTCTCAAATTCTCTTCCTAATGTCTTGGAACTTACAGAGGACAACAATGAGATGGGAGCAGTGAACTCTAGCGAAACTGAAGACCAGAAACCTTTGCAGGCTAGTCTTCCAGTTGCAACACATTTAAATTTGCCTCCAGAATTGAACAGAATAAATGAGGCTAATCAAAGTGTTGCCGCTGAAGTAGAGAACGACTTCTGGCCTGAAATTTATTTGAGTTCCAAGCCCATGAACTCCAGTGCTAGGTCAAATGCCCAAAGAGTTGGTAGTATCTTTGAGCCCATTACTGCTAATCTTATGCAGTCTCCTGTGTTGACTGATGCTTTTTCTCCGGCCATTAATCAAGAATCTGATTTCACCACCTCTATAATGCAAAGTCAATGCTCTCCCAATAATTTGCAGTTGCAACAGTCACAATATGTGAATTCTCTTGCCAACAATGAACATGTGAGGTTGCCAGCAATACCCAGACATGTGAACAGGACTCCAATAGCAGTGCAGGCCCTGCCAGCGCAGCCTCAGGCTCCAAATCCGCAACGAAGACAAAGTAGTTTGAATTCTTTGACTCCAAATGGTTCCTCGATTTCTTCTCATGTTTTCCTTTCTGCGACTTCTGCTGCAGATCATTTCAGTCCAATATATAGTACTATGGAAAGTCAGCATCACTTTTGGGGTCATGTGAGTCCACTTCAGGTGCCagatatttcttcatcattgcAGGTTGGGATTTACTTACCGTGAACTCTGTATTGTGTTCTTTGTTCTGCTTTGGTATAAGTGTTGTAGTCCCATTTTTTTACCTctcttttaaggaaaaaaatagcgTTGTGTTCATTAAACCTTCAGAACCGTGATTATCAAGATCATTCCTTCGTTTCAGCTTTAAGTCGATGGCAAAGTGCTTTAAAGCACATTCTAACTGATTTCCAAACTTCACACTTACAGCAAGCTTTAAACCAAAGGAAGCTCCAGTCTGTGGGTCAATCGTCAAGTGCTATCCGGTCATCTTCACACCACCCACATACCCTAATCCAGCAAGGGGGTGC
This genomic window contains:
- the LOC108997469 gene encoding E4 SUMO-protein ligase PIAL2-like isoform X1 translates to MLGNTFPSPVVGGLNRFQSAVNSFIFSDMVEKLASNVRLGHPSNAMEFFELCLSLARGIDYAVANNEVPPKVQDLPSLLKQVCQHKNDLPLLAAIMVLMMSVKNACKIGWFSEKESVELFTLANEIGSSFCSPGDINTGPSDSPSTIKKIMERFYPRMRMGQILASLDIKPGYGAYVIDFHISKNTTQSFQEKIWLFVAQTDNIDTSICIISPPLVSFLLNGKGVDRRTNVLMDTGPQLPTNVTSILKYGTNLLQAVGQFKGHHVIIVAFMSVISSPDTLVPPDYVQPAVAVVDPDSDIIEGPSRISLHCPISYTRIKTPVKGRSCRHLQCFDFDNFVDINSRRPSWRCPHCNQHVCYEEIHIDQNMVKVLREVGENVDEVIISADGSWKAVLESDGTVDEAVVKTPNSQKERTGWQESASVSNSLPNVLELTEDNNEMGAVNSSETEDQKPLQASLPVATHLNLPPELNRINEANQSVAAEVENDFWPEIYLSSKPMNSSARSNAQRVGSIFEPITANLMQSPVLTDAFSPAINQESDFTTSIMQSQCSPNNLQLQQSQYVNSLANNEHVRLPAIPRHVNRTPIAVQALPAQPQAPNPQRRQSSLNSLTPNGSSISSHVFLSATSAADHFSPIYSTMESQHHFWGHVSPLQVPDISSSLQQALNQRKLQSVGQSSSAIRSSSHHPHTLIQQGGAQVGTSHAAGISSQRQWLTYQASFQQGREAPSVPVLSQTSRTGNSLPVTANGNRGGIWEQRENTGTMSHPRAVSLVDSTSEKNQWPRGRMRGSLSGPAYSAYSQFIIQPTTQAAQTARPPTNPTPPANSVTPQQQVSVANSTEMPAVLTSTGRPSW
- the LOC108997469 gene encoding E4 SUMO-protein ligase PIAL2-like isoform X2, with the protein product MLGNTFPSPVVGGLNRFQSAVNSFIFSDMVEKLASNVRLGHPSNAMEFFELCLSLARGIDYAVANNEVPPKVQDLPSLLKQVCQHKNDLPLLAAIMVLMMSVKNACKIGWFSEKESVELFTLANEIGSSFCSPGDINTGPSDSPSTIKKIMERFYPRMRMGQILASLDIKPGYGAYVIDFHISKNTTQSFQEKIWLFVAQTDNIDTSICIISPPLVSFLLNGKGVDRRTNVLMDTGPQLPTNVTSILKYGTNLLQAVGQFKGHHVIIVAFMSVISSPDTLVPPDYVQPAVAVVDPDSDIIEGPSRISLHCPISYTRIKTPVKGRSCRHLQCFDFDNFVDINSRRPSWRCPHCNQHVCYEEIHIDQNMVKVLREVGENVDEVIISADGSWKAVLESDGTVDEAVVKTPNSQKERTGWQESASVSNSLPNVLELTEDNNEMGAVNSSETEDQKPLQASLPVATHLNLPPELNRINEANQSVAAEVENDFWPEIYLSSKPMNSSARSNAQRVGSIFEPITANLMQSPVLTDAFSPAINQESDFTTSIMQSQCSPNNLQLQQSQYVNSLANNEHVRLPAIPRHVNRTPIAVQALPAQPQAPNPQRRQNHFSPIYSTMESQHHFWGHVSPLQVPDISSSLQQALNQRKLQSVGQSSSAIRSSSHHPHTLIQQGGAQVGTSHAAGISSQRQWLTYQASFQQGREAPSVPVLSQTSRTGNSLPVTANGNRGGIWEQRENTGTMSHPRAVSLVDSTSEKNQWPRGRMRGSLSGPAYSAYSQFIIQPTTQAAQTARPPTNPTPPANSVTPQQQVSVANSTEMPAVLTSTGRPSW
- the LOC108997469 gene encoding E4 SUMO-protein ligase PIAL2-like isoform X4: MNYRLHPGFNSPRGVHLDYLTHSFGRFYPRMRMGQILASLDIKPGYGAYVIDFHISKNTTQSFQEKIWLFVAQTDNIDTSICIISPPLVSFLLNGKGVDRRTNVLMDTGPQLPTNVTSILKYGTNLLQAVGQFKGHHVIIVAFMSVISSPDTLVPPDYVQPAVAVVDPDSDIIEGPSRISLHCPISYTRIKTPVKGRSCRHLQCFDFDNFVDINSRRPSWRCPHCNQHVCYEEIHIDQNMVKVLREVGENVDEVIISADGSWKAVLESDGTVDEAVVKTPNSQKERTGWQESASVSNSLPNVLELTEDNNEMGAVNSSETEDQKPLQASLPVATHLNLPPELNRINEANQSVAAEVENDFWPEIYLSSKPMNSSARSNAQRVGSIFEPITANLMQSPVLTDAFSPAINQESDFTTSIMQSQCSPNNLQLQQSQYVNSLANNEHVRLPAIPRHVNRTPIAVQALPAQPQAPNPQRRQSSLNSLTPNGSSISSHVFLSATSAADHFSPIYSTMESQHHFWGHVSPLQVPDISSSLQQALNQRKLQSVGQSSSAIRSSSHHPHTLIQQGGAQVGTSHAAGISSQRQWLTYQASFQQGREAPSVPVLSQTSRTGNSLPVTANGNRGGIWEQRENTGTMSHPRAVSLVDSTSEKNQWPRGRMRGSLSGPAYSAYSQFIIQPTTQAAQTARPPTNPTPPANSVTPQQQVSVANSTEMPAVLTSTGRPSW
- the LOC108997469 gene encoding E4 SUMO-protein ligase PIAL2-like isoform X3, producing the protein MVLMMSVKNACKIGWFSEKESVELFTLANEIGSSFCSPGDINTGPSDSPSTIKKIMERFYPRMRMGQILASLDIKPGYGAYVIDFHISKNTTQSFQEKIWLFVAQTDNIDTSICIISPPLVSFLLNGKGVDRRTNVLMDTGPQLPTNVTSILKYGTNLLQAVGQFKGHHVIIVAFMSVISSPDTLVPPDYVQPAVAVVDPDSDIIEGPSRISLHCPISYTRIKTPVKGRSCRHLQCFDFDNFVDINSRRPSWRCPHCNQHVCYEEIHIDQNMVKVLREVGENVDEVIISADGSWKAVLESDGTVDEAVVKTPNSQKERTGWQESASVSNSLPNVLELTEDNNEMGAVNSSETEDQKPLQASLPVATHLNLPPELNRINEANQSVAAEVENDFWPEIYLSSKPMNSSARSNAQRVGSIFEPITANLMQSPVLTDAFSPAINQESDFTTSIMQSQCSPNNLQLQQSQYVNSLANNEHVRLPAIPRHVNRTPIAVQALPAQPQAPNPQRRQSSLNSLTPNGSSISSHVFLSATSAADHFSPIYSTMESQHHFWGHVSPLQVPDISSSLQQALNQRKLQSVGQSSSAIRSSSHHPHTLIQQGGAQVGTSHAAGISSQRQWLTYQASFQQGREAPSVPVLSQTSRTGNSLPVTANGNRGGIWEQRENTGTMSHPRAVSLVDSTSEKNQWPRGRMRGSLSGPAYSAYSQFIIQPTTQAAQTARPPTNPTPPANSVTPQQQVSVANSTEMPAVLTSTGRPSW